From Mucilaginibacter gotjawali:
TATTGATGATATTAAAGCAGACTTTGAACAGGCATTTGGGAGATTAGTTGAGTAGAGATTAGGCACTGGAGATTAGATGCAAGTAGATGGGCGTTAGTCAAACTAATCTCTAGTCTCCGGTCTCTAATCACTAAAGGCCAATGACAAAATAAAAAATGAATACAGAAATATTTAAATACAATAAGTCATTCAAACTGGAGTCGGGCAAGCAATTGCCTGAACTCCAGATTGGATTTAATACCTACGGAACTTTAAATAAAAACCGCGACAACGTTGTTTGGGTTTGCCATGCACTTACCGCAAACTCGGATGTTTTTGACTGGTGGAAAGGGCTTTTTGGTGAACACGACCATTTTAACCCCGCTGAATATTTTATTGTTTGTGCCAACATCATCGGCTCTGCTTATGGCAGTACTAATCCGCTGAGCATCAACCCGGTTACAGGTCACCCGTTTTATCTGGCATTTCCTCAATTTACAGTTAGGGATATGGTGAAAGCCCATCAGCTGTTAGCTGATCATTTGCAGATCGATCATATCGAAATACTTTTAGGCGGATCATTAGGAGGACAACAGGCCGCTGAATGGGCCATCAGTGAACCTGATCGCATTAAAAACCTGATCCTTATAGCCACAAACGCTAAACATTCAGCCTGGGGCATCGCCTTTAATGAGTCGCAGCGCCTTGCCATCAGCGCTGACCGTACATTTTATTCCAATACACCGGATGGCGGCAAAAAGGGATTGAAAGCGGCGCGGAGCATTGCACTGCTATCCTATCGCAATTATAAAACATACGGTATTACCCAGCAGGAAGAAAAAGACAGCCTTGTTGATGGTTATAAAGCATCCTCGTACCAGAATTACCAGGGCGAAAAATTGGTAAACAGGTTCAATGCATACAGCTACTGGTACCTGTCCAAAAGTATGGATTCGCACAACGTAGGCCGTGGCCGGCGTGGGGTTGAAAAGGCGTTGAGCCTGATCAAAGCACGCACACTGGTTATCGGCATTAAATCAGATGTACTATTCCCTATTGAAGAACAACAATACCTGTTCAGGCATATCTCAAAATCAGCCTTTGCCGAATTGGATTCCTTTTACGGGCATGATGGATTTTTAATTGAAACAGAAGCATTAACTAACATAATCACCTCCTTTTTTAAGACAGACGTAAAAGGGAAAATAATTGAATTGCAACGTACCGCGTAATGAGTAAAAAATTAAATATAGGGCTATTTGGCTTTGGCGTAGTTGGCCAGGGCTTGTATGACATTATTAAAACCAAAAATCTAAACCTGGAGATCAAAAAAATCGCCATAAAAGATCCGCATAAGGAACGCTCTCTTCCCTCCCATTTATTTACAACCGAAAGGGACGAGTTGTTAAACCACCCTGAGATCAACACCATTGTTGAATTGATTAATGATACCGAAGCTGCATTTGAAATTGTATCGAGGGCATTGAGTTCGGGTAAAAATGTAGTATCGGCCAGCAAAAAAATGATCGCCCTGCATTTGGATGAATTGATCGCATTGCAGCACAAATACGGCACTTCGCTATTATACGAAGGTGCGGTTTGCGGCAGTATCCCCATCATCCGCAACCTGGAAGAATATTATGACAATGAATTACTGCATTCCATCAGCGGGATATTCAACGGATCATCCAACTATATCCTTTCAAAAGGCTTTCTTGAAAACCTGGATTATGATTCAGCGCTAAAACAGGCCCAGGATCTTGGATTTGCTGAAACCGACCCAACGAGCGATGTTGGCGGATATGATGCCAAATACAAACTGGTGATTGCGGCTGCCCATGCCTATGGTGTAATTGTACAACCCGACGACGTATTTAATTTAGGCATCCAAAACCTGAGCGCTTACGACCTGCAATATGCGCGCGAAAAAAACCTTAAAATAAAGCTGGTACCAGTAGCTAAAGAATTGGATGACCGGCATGTAGCCTTGTTTGTATTACCAAAATTTGTAAACGATAAGGAGTTTTTATACAATGTGGAATACGAATATAACGGCGTAATTGTACAGGCTGCTTTTGCCGATCAGCAATTCTTTTTTGGTAAGGGCGCGGGCGGCCACCCAACCGGCTCCGCGGTATTGTCAGATATAGCAGCTTTACGGTACGATTACCAGTATGAATACAAAAAAGCGAAGGAACGTAAAGACTTGAATTTCACCAATAATATAGAACTGAACATTTACCTGCGCTATGAAGATGAGAAATTGGTTGAATTGCTAAATTTTTCCCATATCCACGAACGCTATTATTCAGGCACTTATAAATATGTGATCGGTAAGATCAACCTGCAAAGCCTGATCGATAACCAGCAGGTGATAGCTGAAAACAAAGCCTTCGTCGCTTTTGCTGATCAGCTTGCAGGGGTTAACCTGGCTGCAGAAGTAAAGCAAACTGCTGAAGTACTCTGATATTTTTGTGTTTATTTAGTTTTTAAAAAAGGCTCCTTATGGGGCCTTTTTTTATATATGGCCATACAAGCATCCTATTGAAAGGTAGGTTTATAAGCAAATATTATTTGTTTATAAATTGATAAAAGTATTACCTTAAAGCAATTTATTGCGATCCCCTGATTTTATGAGAAGAAACCTATTGCTAGTATTGTTATTTACAATGGTATGGAGCGTTGCCTCCGCGCAAAAAAACAATGTTGACAGTTTAACAAAAGCCTATCGAAAAAACAGGCAGGATACCACGCTGGTACAACTCCTTAATAACAAAGCCTCCTACGTTTTCCTTACAACCAATTCTGATTCGGGGATGAACTGTCTGACAAAAGGACTGGCGCTCTCCCGAAAAATTCATTATAAGGATGGAGAAGTTCGCTCACAATTGGGTATCGCAACAATCCTGAGCAGAAGAGGCGACCTGCCACAATCGTTTAAGATCATTTTTGATCTGCTACCCCAGGCCATTGCCATCAATGATCAGCGGGCCGTAGCCCAGTGTTACAACAATCTTGGCCAGGACTATGGCATACTAAAGGATTACAAAAAGGCCCTGGCTTACCAATTTATGTTTAAAGCCGCTGCAGAAAAAGCATATTTAACTGATCTGATGCAGGTGGCGTACAACAATATTGCCAGGCAATACCTTGATCAGCGGATGGCGGACTCAGCAGAATATTATACAAAAAAGGGTTACAATATAGATAAGCATAGCGCTAATGATGGCTACCTGATCCGCAATTTTGGGGCTGTGCAGATGCTGAGAAAAAACTATGTAAAGGCAATTGCCTTTTTCAGAAAAAGTGTATTGGGCATCCCCAAAATGGACGATCACTACTTATTGAGCGAGGACTACCGAAGGATGGCAGAGGCGTACGAGCAATTGTTGCGCCGCGACTCATGCATCTACTTTGCTAAAAAGGCTGTGGACGAAGCCAACCTGAATAAAAACCCCGACCTGGTAATGAAGGCAAGCATGCTATTGAAGGATCAGTACCGATTAGTTAACGACTATAAAAATGCATTTGATTACCAGCAGATCATGCTGAAAGCACAGGACAGTTTATTCAGTCAGCGAAAAACGCTGCAGATACAAACCCTGACGCTAAACCAGGAGCAGCAAAAGCGCGATGCCGAAGCGGCCCAACAAGCCTACCAAAACAAAGTACAGCGATATACCCTATTAGGTATTATAACTGTTTTTGTGTTGATCGCCGGCATACTTTTATTTGCCAATGGCCAGCGTAAAAAGGCAAATAAAGCGCTTGAGCAGCGTAACGGGCAAATTGAAGCGCAACACAAGGCCCTCGAAAAAACAGTGTCTGATCTGAAAAACACCCAAACCCAATTAATCCAGTCCGAGAAAATGGCATCACTTGGCGAACTTACCGCAGGTATCGCCCACGAGATCCAAAACCCGCTCAATTTTGTCAATAATTTTTCAGAAGTAAATACCGAACTTATTGATGAAATGGAGCAGGAAATTTCCAAAGGCGATATGGAGGAAGTAAAGGCCATCGCGCAAAACATCAAAGAAAACCAGCAAAAGATCAGCCAGCATGGCAAACGGGCTGATTTTATTGTGAAAGGCATGCTGCAGCATTCACGCAACCATAGCGGCGAAAGGCAGTTTACCAATATCAATATTTTGGCTGATGAGTTTTTAAAACTTTCCTACCACGGTTTGCGAGCCAAAGACAAAAGCTTTAACGCCGAAATGACGACACATTTTGACGAAAATATACCCGTTATCAGTATTGTGCAGCAAGACATTGGCCGCGTTTTGCTCAACCTGTTTAACAATGCTTTTTATGCGGTTAACCAGAAATCGAAAACCGCCGGAACAGGTTACAAGCCGGAAGTAACTGTTTCTACAACCGTTGAAAACAGCCGGGTGGTTATCAAAGTAAAGGATAACGGTATCGGCATACCAGAAGCGATAAAAGAGAAGATCATGCAGCCATTTTTCACCACAAAGCCTACCGGTGAAGGTACGGGGTTGGGCCTTTCATTAACATATGATATGGTGGTGAAAGGACACGGCGGTTTAATAACCGTTGAAAGTAATGAAAACATATTTACAGAGATTACGGTTTCGATACCTTTAATATGAAATTATATAAAATTTGGCTATTGTCTGCCGTTTTACTTTTGGCAAACGGAAATCTTTCGTTTGCGCAAACTGCGGGGAAACATATATTTCAGCTCAGTAAGCTTTCAGCGGTTGATACAGTGCTGAATGGTTGGCTGTTTAAAACGGGCGATAAACCGCAATATGCCCTACCCGCATATAACGACGACGAGTGGACACAATTTGACCCGGGTGCCGAACTTTACACTTTTAAGTACCCCGGGCAAACTTGCTGGCTAAGGCTCCATCTTAATATAGATACTGCCCTGCAAACAAATGAGTTTGCACTGATGGCCAATCAAAATGTAGCATCGCAGGTATATGTGGACGGAAAGTTGTTTAAAAGCTATGGTACTGTTTCTGCCTCCCCGGTAGCCTATAATCCACTTAATTATCCTGAAAACATTCAACTATCGGCAGGGCCGCATGTAATTGCCGTTAAGTTTATCCTGCCCGGGGAATACATGCACCTGCACACGACTGTTTATAGCAGCAATATTTTAATTTTCAGTATTAATAAATACACTAATGCGATAAAAAACTACCAGGAGGAAGAAGTTCAAATAGACCGCGTTAACGGCGAAAACCTGTGGCTGATGGGGATTTTCTTTATCCTTACCATTACGCATATCATTTTATACCTTTACCACCGCAGTCAGAAAGCGCATCTTTATTACAGCGGTATAACTTTCGTTTTACTGTGCGATACATGGCTCAACGTCACGCTGCAAACGCAGCATTCACTGGTTGCCGCATACTGGCTAAATAACCTGGGCAACTTAACCTTCGCAGGTTTTATTTTTCTGCCGCTAACTATCTATGCCATTTTCGGTTACCGCAATCGCGTCGTCCTTAAACTTATCCTGGCTATCTCATGCATTTGCCTGCTTACAATGTTTTTTAACAATGAATATGAAGCCATCTTGTTTTTTTACTTTATACCCATATGCAATGCAATAGAGTGTATCCGGGTGGCCATATTGGCAAGGAAAAATAAGCAGCGCGGCGCCATATTCATTATTACAGGCAGTTCATTGTTCCTTGTACTGCTTGGTTTGCAAAACAGTGTTCCCGGTTTTGCGGGGGAGGTGCTATTTGTCCTTACCTTACTCAGCCTGCCCATTGGGATGACTATCTTTTTGGCTATACAAACTGCCATGACTTACAGCGCACTGGAAATTAACCTGGCCGAGGTGCAGGCGCTTTCCGACAAAAACCTGCAATACCAACTGGAAAAACAGCAACTATTAGCCGATCAGAATGAAACGCTGGAACGACAGGTCGCAGAGCGCACTGCCGAACTAAGCACCACATTAGATAACCTGAAAGCCACGCAGCAACAACTCATCCAGGCAGAAAAAATGGCGTCCCTGGGCGAACTTACAGCAGGTATCGCCCACGAGATACAGAACCCGCTCAACTTCGTCAACAACTTCTCGGAAGTAAGTATTGAACTGCTGGACGAACTGAAACAGGAAGCTGAAACCGGCAACAAGGAAGAGGTAATTGCAATTGCAGGTGACCTTACCCAAAATCTCGAAAAAATAAACCATCATGGCCGGCGTGCCGATGCCATTGTAAAAGGCATGCTGCAGCACAGCCAGTCGGGTAGCGGAACGAAAGAACCGACTAATATCAATACGCTTTCAAACGAGTATTTACGCCTCTCGTACCATGGTTTGCGTTCAAAAGATAAGTCATTCAATGCGGAAACAATAACGCATTTTGATGAAGAACTCCCTCTAATAAAAGTGGTACCCCAGGATATCGGGCGTGTACTGCTCAATATTTTCAACAACGCCTTCTATGCCGTTAACAAAAAGCAAAAAACCGCTGGTGAAGGCTATAAAGCTGAAGTTTCGGTAACTACCTGCCTCGAAAACGGGCAGTTAAACATCTGGGTAAAAGATAATGGAGTGGGCATTCCCGCAGGCATTAAAGGGAAAATTATGCAGCCATTTTTCACAACCAAACCAACGGGTGAGGGCACCGGCCTGGGTTTATCCTTAACTTATGATATTGTGGTTAATGGGCATGGTGGAAGTATAACCGTTAATAGTGTTGAAGGCGAAGGATCGGAGTTTATTATTCAATTGCCGATAGTTTAAACACCTTATAAAGTGGTTTACTATATTTGCAGGCAAACCCGGTTAATCATCACTGATGTCGAAACTCGCCAAACTTGTTTATAACAGACCTTTTGTATTAACCCTTTATTTTGGACTGAGTTTATTCGCTGTAGTAAAAAGCGTTATTGTCCACCATATACATAACAATTATTTTGTTTATAAATACGGCTTTATCAATACCATACACCTGCATACAGTGTTTGGCCCCCAGCCGGAGCATTATAACGACCTTTATCATTACGGCCCTGTATTCGCCCTTTTGATGGCACCCTTTGCCCTGTTGCCCGATAGTTTTGGGGTAATACTTTGGGTAATGTTTAATGCATGGGCCTTGTACATTG
This genomic window contains:
- a CDS encoding homoserine O-acetyltransferase family protein; this translates as MNTEIFKYNKSFKLESGKQLPELQIGFNTYGTLNKNRDNVVWVCHALTANSDVFDWWKGLFGEHDHFNPAEYFIVCANIIGSAYGSTNPLSINPVTGHPFYLAFPQFTVRDMVKAHQLLADHLQIDHIEILLGGSLGGQQAAEWAISEPDRIKNLILIATNAKHSAWGIAFNESQRLAISADRTFYSNTPDGGKKGLKAARSIALLSYRNYKTYGITQQEEKDSLVDGYKASSYQNYQGEKLVNRFNAYSYWYLSKSMDSHNVGRGRRGVEKALSLIKARTLVIGIKSDVLFPIEEQQYLFRHISKSAFAELDSFYGHDGFLIETEALTNIITSFFKTDVKGKIIELQRTA
- a CDS encoding ATP-binding protein; this translates as MKLYKIWLLSAVLLLANGNLSFAQTAGKHIFQLSKLSAVDTVLNGWLFKTGDKPQYALPAYNDDEWTQFDPGAELYTFKYPGQTCWLRLHLNIDTALQTNEFALMANQNVASQVYVDGKLFKSYGTVSASPVAYNPLNYPENIQLSAGPHVIAVKFILPGEYMHLHTTVYSSNILIFSINKYTNAIKNYQEEEVQIDRVNGENLWLMGIFFILTITHIILYLYHRSQKAHLYYSGITFVLLCDTWLNVTLQTQHSLVAAYWLNNLGNLTFAGFIFLPLTIYAIFGYRNRVVLKLILAISCICLLTMFFNNEYEAILFFYFIPICNAIECIRVAILARKNKQRGAIFIITGSSLFLVLLGLQNSVPGFAGEVLFVLTLLSLPIGMTIFLAIQTAMTYSALEINLAEVQALSDKNLQYQLEKQQLLADQNETLERQVAERTAELSTTLDNLKATQQQLIQAEKMASLGELTAGIAHEIQNPLNFVNNFSEVSIELLDELKQEAETGNKEEVIAIAGDLTQNLEKINHHGRRADAIVKGMLQHSQSGSGTKEPTNINTLSNEYLRLSYHGLRSKDKSFNAETITHFDEELPLIKVVPQDIGRVLLNIFNNAFYAVNKKQKTAGEGYKAEVSVTTCLENGQLNIWVKDNGVGIPAGIKGKIMQPFFTTKPTGEGTGLGLSLTYDIVVNGHGGSITVNSVEGEGSEFIIQLPIV
- a CDS encoding homoserine dehydrogenase, giving the protein MSKKLNIGLFGFGVVGQGLYDIIKTKNLNLEIKKIAIKDPHKERSLPSHLFTTERDELLNHPEINTIVELINDTEAAFEIVSRALSSGKNVVSASKKMIALHLDELIALQHKYGTSLLYEGAVCGSIPIIRNLEEYYDNELLHSISGIFNGSSNYILSKGFLENLDYDSALKQAQDLGFAETDPTSDVGGYDAKYKLVIAAAHAYGVIVQPDDVFNLGIQNLSAYDLQYAREKNLKIKLVPVAKELDDRHVALFVLPKFVNDKEFLYNVEYEYNGVIVQAAFADQQFFFGKGAGGHPTGSAVLSDIAALRYDYQYEYKKAKERKDLNFTNNIELNIYLRYEDEKLVELLNFSHIHERYYSGTYKYVIGKINLQSLIDNQQVIAENKAFVAFADQLAGVNLAAEVKQTAEVL
- a CDS encoding tetratricopeptide repeat-containing sensor histidine kinase — its product is MRRNLLLVLLFTMVWSVASAQKNNVDSLTKAYRKNRQDTTLVQLLNNKASYVFLTTNSDSGMNCLTKGLALSRKIHYKDGEVRSQLGIATILSRRGDLPQSFKIIFDLLPQAIAINDQRAVAQCYNNLGQDYGILKDYKKALAYQFMFKAAAEKAYLTDLMQVAYNNIARQYLDQRMADSAEYYTKKGYNIDKHSANDGYLIRNFGAVQMLRKNYVKAIAFFRKSVLGIPKMDDHYLLSEDYRRMAEAYEQLLRRDSCIYFAKKAVDEANLNKNPDLVMKASMLLKDQYRLVNDYKNAFDYQQIMLKAQDSLFSQRKTLQIQTLTLNQEQQKRDAEAAQQAYQNKVQRYTLLGIITVFVLIAGILLFANGQRKKANKALEQRNGQIEAQHKALEKTVSDLKNTQTQLIQSEKMASLGELTAGIAHEIQNPLNFVNNFSEVNTELIDEMEQEISKGDMEEVKAIAQNIKENQQKISQHGKRADFIVKGMLQHSRNHSGERQFTNINILADEFLKLSYHGLRAKDKSFNAEMTTHFDENIPVISIVQQDIGRVLLNLFNNAFYAVNQKSKTAGTGYKPEVTVSTTVENSRVVIKVKDNGIGIPEAIKEKIMQPFFTTKPTGEGTGLGLSLTYDMVVKGHGGLITVESNENIFTEITVSIPLI